Proteins encoded by one window of Homo sapiens chromosome 10, GRCh38.p14 Primary Assembly:
- the ZNF488 gene encoding zinc finger protein 488 has product MPEWPPCLSVAPALVITMAAGKGAPLSPSAENRWRLSEPELGRGCKPVLLEKTNRLGPEAAVGRAGRDVGSAELALLVAPGKPRPGKPLPPKTRGEQRQSAFTELPRMKDRQVDAQAQEREHDDPTGQPGAPQLTQNIPRGPAGSKVFSVWPSGARSEQRSAFSKPTKRPAERPELTSVFPAGESADALGELSGLLNTTDLACWGRLSTPKLLVGDLWNLQALPQNAPLCSTFLGAPTLWLEHTQAQVPPPSSSSTTSWALLPPTLTSLGLSTQNWCAKCNLSFRLTSDLVFHMRSHHKKEHAGPDPHSQKRREEALACPVCQEHFRERHHLSRHMTSHS; this is encoded by the coding sequence ATGCCAGAGTGGCCACCTTGCTTATCTGTGGCCCCGGCCCTGGTGATCACCATGGCAGCTGGGAAGGGAGCCCCGTTGAGCCCATCGGCTGAAAACAGATGGCGACTTAGCGAACCTGAGCTGGGCCGGGGCTGCAAGCCAGTGCTGCTCGAGAAGACGAACCGCCTGGGCCCTGAGGCTGCTGTGGGCAGGGCGGGCCGGGATGTGGGCAGTGCGGAGCTGGCACTGTTGGTAGCCCCAGGCAAGCCCCGACCTGGCAAGCCGCTGCCCCCGAAGACACGTGGAGAGCAGAGGCAGAGCGCCTTCACGGAGCTGCCGAGGATGAAGGACCGGCAGGTGGATGCTCAGGCCCAGGAGAGGGAGCACGATGACCCCACAGGCCAACCTGGTGCCCCACAGCTGACCCAGAACATCCCCAGAGGCCCAGCTGGCAGCAAAGTCTTCTCTGTGTGGCCCAGCGGAGCACGAAGTGAGCAAAGAAGCGCCTTTAGCAAACCAACCAAGCGACCAGCAGAGAGGCCTGAGCTAACCTCAGTCTTCCCTGCAGGGGAATCTGCAGATGCCCTGGGGGAGCTGTCTGGACTCCTCAACACTACAGACCTCGCTTGTTGGGGTCGACTTTCAACTCCCAAGCTTTTGGTTGGTGATTTGTGGAACTTGCAAGCATTGCCACAGAATGCTCCACTCTGTAGCACTTTTCTGGGTGCCCCTACACTGTGGCTGGAGCATACCCAGGCCCAGGTGCCCCCACCCTCATCATCCTCCACCACTTCGTGGGCCCTCCTGCCACCCACCCTCACCTCCCTGGGCTTGTCCACCCAGAACTGGTGTGCAAAGTGCAACCTGTCCTTTCGCCTAACGTCCGACCTGGTCTTTCACATGCGATCCCACCACAAAAAGGAGCATGCGGGGCCTGACCCACATTCTCAGAAGCGGAGAGAAGAGGCCCTTGCCTGCCCTGTGTGCCAGGAGCACTTCCGGGAGCGCCACCACCTCTCCCGGCACATGACTTCTCACAGCTAG